DNA sequence from the Bacteroidota bacterium genome:
TGAATCATGAACAATATAACTAATTTTAACCTTTAAAAAGCTGGCTATGAACAACAAATCTGTACACCTTCGATCACTTATACTCTTGGTATTAATCTTCACTCTTGCTACAATTCAATCGCATGCAATTGTGGTATTCATCAATCATGGTGTATTTAAAAACACCGATAAAAGTAGTTTTGCAGAGCTTTACCTCAAGGTTCCTATTTCAAGTATCGATCTCAAAATTAATGAACAGAATAAATACACTGCCTCTGTTAATGTAAAGCTTGAGTATTCCTACGATGACAGTATTTATGCTTCAGGAGAATTCAATATTGTTAGTCCTGAATTTGCAGATACAGCTGATTTAAACTTTGCCTTAACAGATCTATTACGAGTTGTATTGCCCTATGGAACCTATAATTTTCAAGTTTGGATTACGGACAATCACAATGAGAAAAACAACACGTATTATGCTTCAATTGTAAGTACACGATTTAAAAATAGCTTCATAAGTTTTTCAGACATATTGTTTTCAGATACAGTTTATTCATCTCATACAAAAAACTCGTTTACCCGTAATACTTACAATGTCATTCCAAACGTCTTTAATTCCTATTCGTCACGACAGGAAAAACTGTATTTCTATTTAGAATTTTACAATGCCGATAAATTTATCAAGGAAGAAAATTTGTTTGTCAAGTACTATTTACGAATGGATTCCATGAATTTAGTCGATTTTCAACACACCAAACGACTGAAAGTTTATTCGACCAATTATTTACTTGGTTCTCTTTTGATTCGTGATTTACCAATTGGAAACTACGAACTGGTTGCCGAAGTATTCAATAGCAAAAATGTAAAACTAGCCTCAAAATCAGCCTATTTTTCGAAACAGGAAAAAAGCAATGTGATTGTGGAAGACCCCGAAGTGGATAGCAAAAAACTTCTGGCACAAATTATCAAAGGATATAGCCGCGAACAATTAATTGAATATTTAGATTATTTATACGTCATTTCAAATCATGATGAAATTCAAGAAGCTGCTTTAATCAAAAGGAAAAATGATAAAGATGAGTTATCTGAATTTTTATATGC
Encoded proteins:
- a CDS encoding GWxTD domain-containing protein, which produces MNNKSVHLRSLILLVLIFTLATIQSHAIVVFINHGVFKNTDKSSFAELYLKVPISSIDLKINEQNKYTASVNVKLEYSYDDSIYASGEFNIVSPEFADTADLNFALTDLLRVVLPYGTYNFQVWITDNHNEKNNTYYASIVSTRFKNSFISFSDILFSDTVYSSHTKNSFTRNTYNVIPNVFNSYSSRQEKLYFYLEFYNADKFIKEENLFVKYYLRMDSMNLVDFQHTKRLKVYSTNYLLGSLLIRDLPIGNYELVAEVFNSKNVKLASKSAYFSKQEKSNVIVEDPEVDSKKLLAQIIKGYSREQLIEYLDYLYVISNHDEIQEAALIKRKNDKDELSEFLYAFWINRNKENPAKAWYLYLVKIEECNKIFGTQLRKGYLTDRGRVYMEYGPPNSVVESENAILSYPYQIWHYYRLNDFQQNKKFIFFNRTGTMDEYELIHSDASGEVKNNDWKNTISRYNNINPTDDDVFGDFLDDDFGQ